The Urocitellus parryii isolate mUroPar1 chromosome 6, mUroPar1.hap1, whole genome shotgun sequence genome includes a window with the following:
- the Bdkrb2 gene encoding B2 bradykinin receptor, with protein MFSTWKRPGLLSVHEDPMPTTASLSTEMLNISSQALESALNGTLSQDSSCPDTEWWGWLNATQAPFLWVLFVLAAVENVFVLSVFCLHKSRCTVAEIYLGNLAVADLILACGLPFWAITIANNFDWLFGEVLCRVVNTMIYMNLYSSICFLMLVSIDRYLALVKTMSMGRMRGVRWAKLYSLVIWGCTLLLSSPMLVFRTMRGYSDEGHNVTACVIIYPSHTWEVFTNVLLNLVGFLLPLSVITFCTVQIMQVLRNNEMQKFKEIQTERKATVLVLAVLLLFVVCWLPFQISTFLDTLLRLGILSGCWNEHIIDVITQISSYVAYSNSCLNPLVYVIVGKRFRKKSREVYRGTCGKVGCVPEPVPADNSVGTLRTSISVDRQIHKLQDWARGSQ; from the exons ATGTTCTCCACCTGGAAGAGACCAGGGCTGCTCTCTGTGCATGAGGACCCCATGCCCACCACAGCCTCCCTCAG cACTGAAATGCTCAACATCAGCTCACAAGCTCTCGAATCTGCTCTTAACGGGACCCTTTCCCAGGACAGCAGCTGCCCGGACACCGAGTGGTGGGGCTGGCTCAATGCCACCCAGGCCCCCTTCCTCTGGGTCCTGTTCGTGCTGGCTGCAGTCGAGAACGTCTTTGTCCTCAGCGTGTTCTGCCTGCACAAGAGCAGGTGCACGGTGGCCGAAATCTACCTGGGGAACCTGGCGGTGGCTGACCTGATCCTAGCCTGCGGGCTGCCCTTCTGGGCCATCACCATTGCCAACAACTTTGACTGGCTCTTTGGAGAGGTCCTGTGCCGGGTGGTGAACACCATGATCTACATGAACCTGTACAGCAGCATCTGCTTCCTGATGCTGGTGAGCATCGACCGTTACCTGGCCCTGGTGAAGACCATGTCCATGGGCAGGATGCGTGGGGTGCGCTGGGCCAAACTCTACAGCCTGGTGATCTGGGGGTGCACGCTGCTCCTGAGCTCGCCCATGCTGGTGTTCCGGACCATGAGGGGGTACAGTGATGAGGGCCACAATGTGACCGCGTGCGTCATCATCTACCCGTCCCACACCTGGGAGGTGTTCACCAATGTTCTCCTGAACTTGGTGGGCTTCCTGCTGCCCCTGAGCGTCATCACCTTCTGCACGGTGCAGATCATGCAGGTGCTCCGGAACAACGAGATGCAGAAGTTCAAGGAGATCCAGACAGAGAGGAAGGCCACCGTGCTGGTCCTGGCCGTGCTGCTGCTCTTCGTCGTGTGCTGGCTGCCCTTCCAGATCAGCACCTTCCTGGACACGCTGCTGCGCCTCGGCATCCTCTCGGGCTGCTGGAACGAGCACATCATCGACGTCATCACGCAGATCAGCTCCTACGTGGCCTATAGCAACAGCTGCCTCAACCCGCTGGTGTACGTCATCGTGGGCAAGCGCTTCCGGAAGAAGTCCCGCGAGGTGTACCGGGGCACGTGCGGGAAAGTGGGGTGCGTGCCCGAGCCCGTCCCGGCGGACAACTCCGTGGGCACGCTGCGCACCTCCATCTCGGTGGACCGCCAGATTCACAAACTGCAGGACTGGGCGAGGGGCAGCCAGTGA